A part of Myxococcus landrumus genomic DNA contains:
- a CDS encoding DUF885 domain-containing protein: protein MLPSDAEAKKPDAAATKALRTLIEQDWLYQLERSPTYASVQGDRRWNTRWDDLSLAALEADQKHSRGVLEKLKKVDRARLSAEDQLNLDLLQKEHETWVEEYGFGWYLLPTNQVGGIPEGIRQPPGLQTAYQLADALRFETVKDYEDWIARLNGFGTYVDQVIALMREGVRQHKVHPKAIVQRIPPQIEKQVVEDPAKSGFYTPFHRFPTKLSAAEQQRLAAAGRKAVQEGVLPALRRFHQFLLSEYLPGATEPVGVWQMENGEALYAFFARKFTTTPLTPDEIHALGLSEVKRIRGEMEAIMKRTGFQGSLAEFFQFVRTDPRFYHRTGDELLLHYRALSKRIDPLLVRLFKTLPRQPYAVEPTPEAMAPDVTTGFYYPGSSDGSRPGTYLVNLYRPETRPRWEMVPLTLHEAVPGHHLQTSLATEQLDLPDFRRYGYYVAYGEGWALYCETLGDELGLYADPYDKFGQLSYDMWRAVRLVVDTGMHVKRWTRQQALDYFMENAPRQALDITNEVDRYIAWPGQALAYKVGQLRIREMRTRAEKVLGERFDVREFHDVVLLGGSLPLDVLERKVDAWVAGHAPAGK from the coding sequence ATGCTTCCATCGGATGCCGAGGCCAAGAAGCCGGATGCCGCCGCCACGAAGGCGCTGCGCACCCTCATCGAGCAGGATTGGCTGTACCAGCTCGAGCGCAGTCCCACGTATGCCTCGGTGCAGGGCGACCGGCGCTGGAACACGCGCTGGGATGACCTGAGCCTCGCGGCGCTCGAGGCGGACCAGAAGCACTCGCGCGGTGTGCTGGAGAAGCTGAAGAAGGTGGACCGCGCGCGGCTGTCCGCCGAGGACCAGCTCAACCTGGACCTGCTCCAGAAGGAGCACGAGACGTGGGTGGAGGAGTACGGCTTCGGCTGGTACCTGCTGCCCACGAACCAGGTCGGCGGCATCCCCGAGGGAATCCGTCAGCCTCCGGGCTTGCAGACGGCGTATCAGCTCGCGGACGCGCTGCGCTTCGAGACGGTGAAGGACTACGAGGACTGGATTGCCAGGCTGAATGGCTTCGGGACCTACGTGGACCAGGTCATCGCGCTGATGCGTGAGGGCGTGCGTCAGCACAAGGTGCACCCCAAGGCCATCGTCCAGCGGATTCCTCCTCAGATTGAGAAGCAGGTGGTGGAGGACCCGGCGAAGAGCGGCTTCTACACGCCGTTCCATCGCTTCCCCACGAAGCTGTCCGCGGCGGAGCAGCAGCGGCTGGCGGCGGCGGGGCGCAAGGCGGTCCAGGAGGGCGTGCTGCCCGCGCTGCGGCGCTTCCACCAGTTCCTCCTCTCCGAGTACCTCCCCGGTGCGACGGAGCCCGTGGGCGTGTGGCAGATGGAGAACGGCGAGGCGCTGTACGCCTTTTTCGCGCGCAAGTTCACCACCACGCCGCTGACGCCCGACGAGATTCACGCGCTGGGGTTGTCGGAGGTGAAGCGCATCCGCGGGGAGATGGAAGCCATCATGAAGCGGACGGGCTTCCAGGGCTCGCTCGCGGAGTTCTTCCAGTTCGTGCGCACCGACCCGCGCTTCTACCACCGCACGGGCGACGAGCTGCTCCTGCACTACCGGGCCCTGTCGAAGCGCATCGACCCGCTGCTGGTGCGCTTGTTCAAGACGCTGCCCCGACAGCCGTACGCGGTGGAGCCCACGCCGGAGGCCATGGCTCCGGATGTGACGACGGGCTTCTACTATCCAGGGTCCTCGGATGGCTCACGGCCGGGCACGTACCTGGTGAACCTCTACCGTCCGGAGACGCGGCCGCGTTGGGAGATGGTGCCACTGACGCTGCATGAGGCGGTGCCCGGGCACCACCTCCAGACGTCGCTGGCCACCGAGCAGTTGGACCTGCCGGACTTCCGCCGCTACGGGTACTACGTCGCGTACGGAGAGGGCTGGGCGCTGTACTGCGAGACGCTCGGCGACGAGCTGGGGCTCTACGCGGACCCCTACGACAAGTTCGGCCAGCTCTCGTATGACATGTGGCGCGCGGTCCGGTTGGTGGTGGACACGGGCATGCATGTGAAGCGGTGGACGCGTCAGCAGGCGCTCGACTACTTCATGGAGAACGCGCCCCGACAGGCGTTGGACATCACCAACGAGGTGGACCGCTACATCGCGTGGCCGGGACAGGCGCTCGCGTACAAGGTGGGGCAGCTCCGGATTCGCGAGATGCGCACGCGCGCCGAAAAGGTGCTGGGCGAGCGCTTCGATGTCCGGGAGTTCCACGACGTGGTGCTGCTCGGGGGCTCGCTGCCGTTGGATGTGCTCGAGCGCAAGGTCGACGCGTGGGTGGCGGGACACGCGCCCGCCGGGAAGTAG
- a CDS encoding cupin domain-containing protein, which translates to MSELTIKRFSTPDERRPFAGHGHADILQFEGDHTVGMGVFEPGWRWSQDVKPIAGTDSCQAAHSCYVVSGRMMVRMDDGTQREMSAGDIAIIPPGHDAWVIGNEPCVCVDFEGMGQYAQRAATARRPAMASEPAPGLH; encoded by the coding sequence ATGAGCGAGCTCACCATCAAGCGATTCTCCACACCCGACGAGCGTCGGCCCTTCGCGGGGCACGGCCACGCGGACATCCTCCAATTCGAAGGAGACCACACCGTGGGCATGGGCGTCTTCGAGCCCGGCTGGCGATGGTCTCAAGACGTCAAGCCCATCGCCGGCACGGACAGCTGCCAGGCCGCCCACTCCTGCTACGTCGTCAGCGGGCGGATGATGGTGCGGATGGATGACGGCACCCAGCGCGAGATGAGCGCCGGAGACATCGCCATCATTCCGCCCGGACATGATGCGTGGGTCATTGGCAACGAGCCCTGCGTCTGCGTGGACTTCGAGGGCATGGGCCAGTACGCGCAGCGCGCGGCGACGGCGCGGCGACCCGCGATGGCCTCCGAGCCGGCGCCGGGCCTGCACTGA
- a CDS encoding endopeptidase — protein MRHTKVFAACCALLLSAPSWAVQQPAKGQSAIADKAFFKPEFYLPIQNTPLDQAMRTMAPGTANGWDEFFARNGKDFRVHIDPRTGSPSGVEGPYPLIPGDGFRNQVSMDGVRESIGRSVANVDESVIGELVVKFVADNATAFNVDLMQLGSPRVTRVTEQLWHVHIPQQVNGIPVRHARIAAVISHGNLILIGTESWANVAIDTRAGISPMDALSAGNSFTGLTTSAQQLWQQPELELVPTAPQGESFAGAVGTGYSHVLAYTYGVQDPVGQERWKLTVDASTGETLAIEDDNHYFDAQITGGIYPSTNIGTCADNTVCGSMKPNSPMPWANTSLAAPNNFTDGAGVYNFSTGTATTTLSGKYVRVSDGCGAISNSSTTGNIDLGGVNNTHDCTSIGSAGNTPASRSSFYELNKLAEQARGYLPNNTWLQSQLLSNVNIQSTCNAFWNGSSVNFYRTGGGCRNTGEIGAVFDHEWGHGLDDFDTNGTLSNSSEGYADIAAIYRLQTSCVGYGFFDATNNLGCGTTPDGTGANQQESQVSGYSWCNTRCSGVRDADYGKATYKTPSMPSATAAPPATPQNFTCPMCSAGSGPCSKQVHCAASPARQAAWDLVTRDLTAAPFNYDSNTAYIVGNKVFYQGSGNIGAWHSCNCSGGTSDGCGATNGYMSWLAADDDNGNLGDGTPHMTAIHSAFNRHNIACNTTPPVNSGCSGGPTAAPTHTATAGDGQVALNWTASAGASEYWVMRTEGMGCDFGKAKIATVSGTTYTDTEVANNREYCYSIVPASSNACYGAASTCSCAKPACTPPGGASLTTPANGAVGAELATALDWADVSGASTYEVQVATDAAFTNVVASANSLVTSNWTISPALNVNTTYYWRVRAGNSCGGTGSYSAAFSFTTRGCVTLAAPTLSSPADGATGVATSAALDWSDVPSAARYIVEVATDAAFTNIVRSNTTLTTSAWTVSPALNSATPYYWRARAADVCSESPNSTARSFTTTTVCTPVQATYDATRRAPTCGSVCGCDTGPTLVKGRGTMSGGVESNQPNTIGASCADGVSGTYQSDESIDRVVIKTVDQGPFAAGKQVTVEVTVWCWGTTDAFDLYYTSNAATPAWTALTTNQACTTGGVARTFTHTFNLAATAGTHAIRPQFRYGGTASSCTAGSYNDRDDMVFSVGAAVAATGSGKSTTAQGRPAPAGR, from the coding sequence ATGCGCCACACCAAGGTGTTTGCAGCATGTTGTGCCTTGCTCCTGTCAGCACCGTCATGGGCCGTCCAACAGCCCGCAAAGGGCCAGAGCGCCATCGCAGACAAGGCGTTCTTCAAGCCGGAGTTCTACCTTCCCATCCAGAACACCCCCCTGGACCAGGCCATGCGAACCATGGCCCCCGGGACGGCGAACGGATGGGATGAGTTCTTCGCCCGCAACGGGAAGGACTTCCGCGTCCACATCGACCCCCGCACCGGAAGCCCCTCCGGCGTCGAGGGTCCCTACCCCCTCATCCCTGGCGATGGCTTCCGCAACCAGGTGTCCATGGACGGCGTTCGTGAGTCCATTGGCCGCTCGGTCGCGAACGTGGATGAGTCGGTCATCGGCGAGCTGGTCGTCAAGTTCGTCGCGGACAACGCCACCGCGTTCAACGTGGACCTGATGCAGCTGGGCTCGCCCCGCGTGACGCGCGTCACCGAGCAGCTCTGGCACGTCCACATCCCGCAGCAGGTCAATGGCATCCCGGTGCGCCACGCGCGCATCGCGGCGGTCATCAGCCACGGCAACCTCATCCTCATCGGCACGGAGTCGTGGGCCAACGTGGCCATCGACACCCGCGCGGGCATCTCCCCGATGGACGCGCTGTCCGCCGGCAACAGCTTCACCGGGCTGACCACCAGCGCGCAGCAGCTCTGGCAGCAGCCGGAGCTGGAGCTGGTCCCCACCGCTCCGCAGGGCGAGTCCTTCGCCGGCGCCGTGGGCACGGGCTACTCGCACGTGCTGGCGTACACCTACGGCGTCCAGGACCCGGTCGGCCAGGAGCGCTGGAAGCTCACCGTCGACGCGAGCACCGGTGAGACGCTCGCCATCGAAGACGACAACCACTACTTCGACGCCCAGATCACCGGCGGCATCTACCCGTCCACCAACATCGGCACGTGCGCGGACAACACCGTGTGCGGCTCGATGAAGCCCAACTCGCCCATGCCCTGGGCCAACACCAGCCTCGCCGCCCCGAACAACTTCACGGACGGCGCCGGCGTGTACAACTTCAGCACCGGCACGGCCACCACCACGCTCTCCGGCAAGTACGTCCGCGTGAGCGATGGCTGCGGCGCCATCAGCAACAGCTCCACCACGGGCAACATCGACCTGGGCGGCGTGAACAACACCCACGACTGCACCTCCATCGGCTCCGCGGGCAACACCCCCGCCTCCCGCTCCAGCTTCTACGAGCTGAACAAGCTGGCCGAGCAGGCCCGCGGCTACCTGCCGAACAACACCTGGCTGCAGAGCCAGCTGCTCTCCAACGTCAACATCCAGAGCACCTGCAACGCCTTCTGGAACGGCTCCTCCGTCAACTTCTACCGGACGGGCGGCGGCTGCCGGAACACGGGTGAGATTGGCGCCGTGTTCGACCACGAGTGGGGCCATGGCCTGGATGACTTCGACACCAACGGCACGCTGTCCAACTCCTCCGAGGGCTACGCGGACATCGCCGCCATCTACCGCCTGCAGACCTCGTGCGTGGGCTACGGCTTCTTCGACGCCACCAACAACCTGGGCTGCGGCACCACGCCGGACGGCACGGGCGCCAACCAGCAGGAGTCGCAGGTCTCCGGTTACTCGTGGTGCAACACCCGCTGCTCGGGTGTTCGCGACGCGGACTACGGCAAGGCGACGTACAAGACGCCCAGCATGCCGTCCGCCACGGCCGCTCCCCCGGCCACCCCGCAGAACTTCACCTGCCCCATGTGCAGCGCCGGCTCCGGCCCCTGCAGCAAGCAGGTGCACTGCGCCGCCTCTCCCGCCCGCCAGGCCGCGTGGGACCTGGTCACGCGTGACCTGACCGCCGCGCCGTTCAACTACGACTCCAACACGGCGTACATCGTCGGCAACAAGGTCTTCTATCAGGGCAGCGGCAACATCGGCGCGTGGCACTCCTGCAACTGCTCGGGCGGCACGTCCGACGGCTGCGGCGCCACCAACGGCTACATGAGCTGGCTGGCCGCGGACGACGACAACGGCAACCTGGGTGACGGCACGCCGCACATGACGGCCATCCACTCGGCGTTCAACCGCCACAACATCGCATGTAACACCACCCCGCCGGTGAACTCCGGCTGTTCCGGCGGCCCCACGGCGGCGCCGACGCACACCGCGACCGCGGGCGATGGCCAGGTGGCCCTCAACTGGACGGCCTCCGCTGGCGCCAGCGAGTACTGGGTGATGCGCACGGAAGGCATGGGCTGTGACTTCGGCAAGGCGAAGATCGCCACCGTCTCCGGCACCACGTACACGGACACCGAGGTCGCCAACAACCGCGAGTACTGCTACTCCATCGTCCCGGCGTCCTCGAACGCGTGCTACGGCGCGGCGAGCACCTGCTCGTGCGCCAAGCCCGCGTGCACGCCTCCGGGCGGCGCGTCGCTGACCACGCCGGCCAACGGCGCGGTGGGCGCGGAGCTCGCCACGGCGCTCGACTGGGCGGATGTCTCCGGTGCCTCCACGTACGAGGTCCAGGTGGCCACGGACGCCGCGTTCACCAACGTGGTGGCCTCGGCCAACTCGCTCGTCACCAGCAACTGGACGATCTCCCCGGCGCTGAACGTCAACACCACGTACTACTGGCGCGTGCGCGCGGGTAACTCGTGCGGTGGCACGGGCAGCTACTCCGCCGCGTTCAGCTTCACCACGCGCGGCTGCGTGACGCTGGCGGCTCCCACGCTGTCCTCTCCGGCGGATGGCGCCACGGGCGTCGCGACGTCGGCGGCCCTGGACTGGTCCGACGTGCCGAGCGCCGCTCGCTACATCGTCGAGGTCGCCACGGACGCGGCGTTCACCAACATCGTCCGCTCCAACACCACGCTGACCACCAGCGCCTGGACGGTGTCGCCGGCCCTGAACAGCGCCACGCCGTACTACTGGCGCGCTCGCGCGGCCGACGTCTGCAGCGAGAGCCCCAACAGCACCGCTCGCAGCTTCACCACCACCACCGTCTGCACCCCGGTGCAGGCGACCTACGATGCCACCCGCCGGGCGCCGACGTGCGGCAGCGTCTGCGGCTGCGACACCGGCCCCACCCTGGTCAAGGGCCGCGGCACGATGTCCGGCGGCGTCGAGTCGAACCAGCCCAACACCATTGGCGCGTCCTGCGCGGATGGCGTCTCCGGCACGTACCAGTCCGACGAGAGCATTGACCGCGTCGTCATCAAGACCGTGGACCAGGGCCCGTTCGCCGCTGGCAAGCAGGTGACGGTGGAAGTCACCGTGTGGTGCTGGGGCACCACGGATGCCTTCGACCTCTACTACACCAGCAACGCGGCCACGCCCGCGTGGACCGCGCTGACCACGAACCAGGCCTGCACCACGGGCGGCGTGGCGCGGACCTTCACGCACACGTTCAACCTGGCCGCCACGGCTGGCACGCACGCCATCCGCCCGCAGTTCCGCTACGGCGGCACCGCGAGCTCGTGCACCGCCGGCAGCTACAACGACCGCGACGACATGGTGTTCTCGGTCGGCGCGGCCGTCGCCGCCACGGGCTCGGGCAAGTCCACCACCGCGCAGGGCCGCCCGGCTCCCGCGGGCCGCTGA
- a CDS encoding DmpA family aminopeptidase, producing the protein MHTHQRPLLCGVVLSLLLLPSLASAQSERPRARARTLGITFGGQSGPHDAITDVPGVEVGHTTLISGEGRVERGKGPVRTGVTAVLPRGKDGVAQPVFAATYALNGNGEMTGTHWIQEGGQLFGPVMITNTNDIGAVREAVISWAADRDLAWDLGLPVVAETWDGMLHDIYGFHVKPPHARQALDSAKAGPVVEGSVGGGTGMVCHGFKGGIGTASRKLPESEGGYTLGVLVQCNYGSRRLFSVEGVPVGEELKDQMPCYVGTKKPDSPMMEWVPACSTAKNAAPPANPFEGAGSIIIVVATDAPLLPHQLQRVVRRVPLAIAKMGGLGENYSGDIFLAFSTQPIPSPTSAKVASVSSLQSEYLNPLFEATVQATQEAILNAMLASDTMTGADSIRVFGLPHDGLVKAMKKHGRLTAAPKPAPARKARP; encoded by the coding sequence ATGCACACACATCAACGACCCCTGCTGTGCGGCGTGGTGCTTTCGCTGTTGTTGCTGCCATCGCTCGCCAGCGCGCAGTCCGAGCGGCCGAGAGCGCGCGCAAGGACCCTGGGCATCACCTTCGGCGGCCAGTCGGGCCCGCACGACGCCATCACGGATGTGCCAGGTGTGGAGGTGGGCCACACGACGCTCATCTCCGGCGAGGGCCGTGTGGAGCGAGGCAAGGGCCCCGTGCGCACGGGCGTCACCGCCGTGCTGCCCCGCGGCAAGGACGGCGTCGCCCAGCCCGTGTTCGCCGCGACGTACGCGCTCAACGGCAACGGCGAGATGACCGGCACGCACTGGATTCAGGAGGGCGGCCAGCTCTTCGGGCCGGTGATGATCACCAACACCAACGACATCGGCGCGGTGCGAGAGGCCGTCATCTCCTGGGCCGCGGACCGAGACCTCGCCTGGGACCTGGGTCTGCCCGTGGTGGCGGAGACGTGGGACGGGATGCTGCACGACATCTACGGCTTCCACGTCAAGCCGCCGCACGCGCGCCAGGCGCTCGACTCGGCGAAGGCGGGCCCCGTGGTGGAAGGCTCCGTGGGAGGTGGCACGGGCATGGTGTGCCACGGCTTCAAGGGCGGCATCGGCACCGCGTCACGCAAGCTGCCGGAGTCCGAGGGCGGCTACACGCTGGGCGTGCTGGTGCAGTGCAACTACGGCTCGCGCCGCCTCTTCTCCGTCGAGGGTGTCCCGGTGGGCGAGGAGCTGAAGGACCAGATGCCGTGCTACGTCGGCACGAAGAAGCCGGACAGCCCGATGATGGAGTGGGTCCCCGCATGCAGCACGGCGAAGAATGCCGCGCCGCCGGCCAATCCCTTCGAGGGCGCGGGCTCCATCATCATCGTCGTCGCGACGGATGCACCGCTGCTGCCACACCAACTCCAGCGCGTCGTGCGCCGCGTCCCGCTGGCCATCGCGAAGATGGGCGGCCTGGGAGAGAACTACTCGGGAGACATCTTCCTCGCGTTCTCCACACAGCCCATCCCGTCGCCCACCTCGGCCAAGGTCGCGAGCGTGTCGTCGCTCCAGAGCGAGTACCTCAACCCCCTCTTCGAGGCGACCGTGCAGGCCACGCAGGAGGCCATCCTCAACGCGATGCTCGCGTCCGACACCATGACGGGCGCGGACAGCATCCGCGTCTTCGGCCTGCCGCATGACGGGCTGGTGAAGGCCATGAAGAAGCACGGCCGGCTCACGGCGGCCCCCAAGCCGGCACCGGCTCGGAAGGCCCGTCCGTGA
- a CDS encoding AI-2E family transporter produces MKESPRQLPVYVPARTVWAVGLQVLLLVVCWLVLRKLYPLLTLLAVVLLMSLALNPLVQRLQRWGLRRGLAVAVVALLLLGLMGLLVGTLVPALVQQIEGLVQATPGLLERFSQTRWAQEISERYGVDLRPEALLRFEPMDLAGRAVTVLSSTLGLVAAGITAVALTVFSLLFGHELYEGVLQWVEPHRRHRIRGLVDRMRAAVSSYIAGTFLVMTFGGTVAAIVALVQGVPFFLALGLAVMVLGVIPTIGSVISAVLVSLTTLATVGLRSAVIALVIFVVYQQLESNLLGPIVQRRVIRMNPLMVSIVVLAGGMLAGLMGAVIAVPLAAAAKVLLQEVLRERHLRWRRAHRREHARRQVGKGAVEEGLLLAGPLDEAPHDGPH; encoded by the coding sequence ATGAAGGAATCGCCCCGGCAGCTCCCGGTCTACGTGCCAGCCCGCACGGTGTGGGCCGTGGGGCTGCAGGTGCTGCTGCTCGTGGTGTGCTGGCTGGTCTTGCGCAAGCTCTACCCGCTGCTGACGCTGTTGGCCGTCGTGCTGTTGATGTCGCTCGCGCTGAACCCGTTGGTGCAGCGGCTTCAGCGCTGGGGACTGCGACGCGGGCTGGCCGTGGCGGTGGTGGCGCTGTTGCTTCTTGGGTTGATGGGGCTGTTGGTGGGCACGCTCGTCCCCGCGCTCGTCCAGCAAATCGAGGGGCTGGTGCAGGCGACGCCGGGCCTCCTGGAGCGCTTCTCGCAGACGCGCTGGGCGCAGGAGATCAGCGAGCGCTATGGCGTGGACCTCCGCCCGGAGGCGCTGCTGCGCTTCGAGCCCATGGACCTGGCGGGTCGTGCCGTCACGGTGCTGTCGTCCACCCTGGGACTGGTGGCGGCGGGCATCACCGCGGTGGCGCTCACCGTGTTCAGCCTCCTGTTCGGACACGAACTCTACGAGGGCGTGCTCCAGTGGGTGGAGCCCCACCGGCGCCACCGCATCCGGGGATTGGTGGACCGGATGCGCGCCGCGGTGAGCAGCTACATCGCGGGCACCTTCCTGGTGATGACCTTCGGTGGAACGGTGGCCGCCATCGTCGCGCTCGTCCAGGGCGTGCCCTTCTTCCTCGCGCTGGGGCTGGCGGTGATGGTGCTGGGCGTCATCCCCACCATCGGCAGCGTCATCAGCGCCGTGCTGGTGAGCCTCACCACGCTGGCCACCGTGGGGCTGCGCTCCGCCGTCATCGCGCTGGTCATCTTCGTGGTGTACCAGCAGCTCGAGTCGAACCTCCTGGGCCCCATCGTCCAGCGGCGCGTCATCCGGATGAATCCGCTGATGGTCTCCATCGTGGTGCTCGCGGGCGGCATGCTCGCGGGGCTGATGGGCGCGGTCATCGCCGTGCCGCTGGCCGCCGCGGCCAAGGTGCTGCTCCAGGAGGTCCTCCGCGAGCGTCACTTGCGTTGGCGACGCGCGCACCGCCGTGAGCATGCGCGAAGGCAGGTGGGGAAGGGCGCGGTGGAGGAGGGGCTCCTGTTGGCGGGCCCCCTGGACGAGGCGCCTCACGACGGGCCCCATTGA